The nucleotide window TGCACGGTCCGATTTAAAATTGGAGTGCCCCCCATGATTCAGGAGTCGGAATACTTTTTACAATTCAAGTATCTATTTTCAATTTGGCAACCGGCTGCACTAATTGTACCACTGGCTGTGTTTAGTTGTTATATATTCAACATGGCGGCGCCCAGTAGAGCAAAAGTTCTCTCGTTATATAAGCAAATGATGCAAGAATCAGCGAAATTTTCGGGCTACAATTACAGGTACAGTATTTGTAGTACGTTTTAAATCATTTTCTGCCAAAAGGGAGATTGTTACAAGTCTAATGACTATTTAAATGTGAATTTAGGTTTGGGTCCACAATGAATAATGCATGCATCATTATGATCATACATGTCATACATGCATATGATCATGTGCATGATCTAGTTCCAGTAACCAATGGTAACTGTAATCATACTCTCTATGGTTACAGTGCTCTCTATTAATATCTATTCCACAAATaaaaaacatcacaatatgtgggctcattttgggctccaaggatgtagccgaggaactctctcaagCATTGTCAAGGACAGTTTTGGCCTGCATGAATGATTTTAATCCATTGTACCAGAGTTTGGGCGTACATGGATGatttttaatcccattgtacatgtactatactaacataccaaagttgagataattgatctacattgatctcatcttttgggtgggttcatcaTTCCCcaagttggcaaaacctgcaatcttcatggagtaatttacttagtgcaaaagtggtcaaaatattgagctctgcaaaattgctttattttcatgatttggatttatcatattgagcagcattctccttgtgatgtttctgcactgtgtagagagggtctacaacatctctgaagtaaaactgacaaatgcaggtatatttcttgatgaagtttggatttcttaaacgtatagttaggtataacgtatgttcataaaattttgaagttcaatatttttagctgaaagttatttcatttgaaagagaatcaaattacctaaacaataaggggtcaatcatgtttctagtgcatatacttttgaagatacagtcaaaaatagtgtcaccaaattgtccaaaattttgtgtgtgaaattgtgacagcaggcacatgtacaatgtacactactgtatgtgaccccagatgacctcctattctttactgtaagaaagctgttttggatggttgTGATtcacacacaaattgcttttgcgctttaacgagcgtccacttggtggaacatagattgcactatgtgatagcttatgaatccattattatgccagtaccaacataagtcaacatcacttaggttttggttgtcaaaattaatttttagtaattttttccattgagccccacagtaaagtcatttttggaccgtacaggcacattccacttccctatggacgaatagcgccacctatagtgtgtgatgtgagcctgactagtatagtgcatccctatgtaccgctgcaagacttcaggtccgaagatgtcattatgtttatgataaagactgaagtcttgctggcaagactagtGCATGATCAGCATGAGCatgagcagagaagatgtaagaaagagaaggttgatccagctatcctcaaacaaaatatgtgtgtgagaccgctcttcttcttcttcttcctcctgtGTAAGTGCAGACTTCATAAGAAGATTAAGATAATCGCACTGCAGTGTGTTGTGCTCTCCACATCCAAGATTTTGCAGACAGCAAAGTTCAGTGCAAAATATTTACAGTGATGTAGTGCGTTAAAAAATACTATAGATGACTGCTGGTTACTTGGCATCCCCCCTTAATGCCAGTCTGAAGGCATCAAGGGATGGGTATTCAGCAGGATCTATCCTCAGCAGGTTCCAATCCCGGCTGGATCTTGGGTAGAAGGAGGAAGCAAATTGGTTGGTGTTGCGGTGACCAATCCAGAATCTGGAGCTATGACCTCcagagatgtcaacaagtcattttttgcaagtcaagtccaagtcacaagtccttttgtccaagtcccaagtaagtcaagtcattttgaaaaagttgcaagtcaagtcaagtcacaagtcatcaaatcacaagtcaagtcgcaagtaagtcacaacttgtcacaagtcactacaagtctattcaccagttttgtgtttgctgggacaggacTCCAAGTTTTCAACCCGACATACTTTTACTTCCCACGCCACACGCCGAGCCCGTGTCGCTGATTGAGGGCactatatatttatgtatttatttatttccagttcAGGTTATGCCGGACACAAGGCCCGCCAGCGGATAATTCATTAatgtatttgtaggcctattaatattcataaattctatccataaatttcaatttacaggaaagtaacctcagacttgcattggtaacaagtcaattttttcaagtccaagtccaagtccaagtcattttgtctaagtcacaagtaagtcaagtcattttgtaaaagttgcaagtcaagtcacaagtcccaaaaatagtgacttgagtcagactcgagtccaagtcacacgactcaaGTCTACATCTCTGATGACCTCTGGTGCGGGATTTCGCCTCGTTCAGGTAATCTCTCCATCTGATGTCGACCAAGTTGTAGCGGATACGATACAGCATGGACATTCTACTTTGGTGTCGTCTGCTTTCCAGAGATGGCCATTGGAGGTCTTTTAGTAGGCCAGTCACGCTTGTCCTACGGTCATATTTCCCCATGACATAACGTGCTCCACTACTCTGTACCTGCTCAACCTTCTTTATGTTCCGTTGAGTGTGTGGGTCCCAAGCCACTGCGGCGTATTCTGCTATTGGGCGAACATAAGTCATGTAGGTGGCTTCTTTGATGGTTCTGCTGCATGGAAATTGCGTCCCAGGAAAGCACGGGTTGAGTTTGCTTTCTTTGTGATGGCGTCAATGTGGTCGTTGAAGTTGAGCTTGGAGTCCACATGCAGGCCCAGGTACTTGGCTGACGAGACAGTCTCCAGGGTTTCACCATGGATGATGTGAGGTGTGCAGATTGGTTTGCGTTCATTTGTGATTCTTACGACCTGGCATTTGGATGGATGGAATTCCATGAGCCAGGTACGTTCCCATTTCTGCAGTGCATTCAGGTCATCTTGAAGAAGTGAGGAGTCTGAAGCAGATGTTATTCGCTTGTACAGCACACAGTCGTCTGCGAAGAGGCGGGCTTCTGAGCTCTTGACACAACTTGGCAGGTCGTTAATAAAGATGAGAAAGAGCAGTGGCCCCAGCACACTGCCTTGAGGGACGCCAGATGTTACTCTCACCTCGTTGCTAACTtgctcattcaaagtaaatgatgaatcgcCCTATTTAGCcactttacaatagaataccacaatcatgacaatcaaTGGTCAatggcagtgtccgaaataaggaaaatattgaGGTTGtctgaggacaactaaagcatgaattctgcttgtcctcgaaacattttggttgtccccatcccccaaaatatatatgtcatgtttttgagtgcaaagaatccaaatagtggttgtccaggggataagtgtATATCTCAATATgattgtccccagtgatttttggacaagaggataagtggtTAAGTggttatttcgaacactggtcaaTGGGGTTTGAACGTTGAtaggtgtgatacacaagttgcagctttGCCAGCTAATTTAGGGATGTGCGTGCATGTCAATTGTCATCATGCCATGCATGCAGACTCTGTCatctatagtaggaattccaattgaatgaacactgcTTTCAATAGCATGACATGTTATTTTccgcgtacactgcgcgatgtatgtTAGTGTGtgtgactgtgcgtgagtaacgtggaagtgaatccaaccatgccaacccacttgtgattggttagcattgcatccaaggttgtgcgttcgcgttgtagtttgaaatatgcgatatacaaTCAatcgatcgcggttggatcaagtacagctgttgaaagctgtgttcattcaatcagAATTCCTGCTatagtcagatttcagataaaatatgactgaagttccatggcaaattatactTTACGCCTCTTGTtgtcactttcagcctctattatttatgatagagaatgttttcaattatcagaatatctttattaggtttgcaggaaatgacaggaaaatatataaaaaaattaaataaaattatcaACCATCATCACCTCTTTAAAAATCCTAGTAAAagtttcttctttagaaattttacaaaaaagggcagattttgggggaaattttacaaCACTTGATTTCTTTCTTGTACTATCCACATATGTGATATCCCATCTAAGCAGCAGGTCCTTACACATGTAcacgtttcatacttttcaacaaattctctatagaaacattggaaatatttccaattctgcttgagaataaaggactatgaatagatgcgacaggattacctacgggattatctcaagtatatAATTCCGTCAACCCTcctctttacatcttctctgcatgcacatgtaggcctacatgattcttGTACCccatgatgtttctattacaagaaaatcgatttgttttcaggtaaaatcagggttttgtttccagtacactcactcgaaaagcaatacactaattagcggggccttgcagcttgctgtggatatcttttactgcattttaaaagtaaaaattttgaaatccaaagtaaaaattgtgatatatttaattttgaaaattacaattaatactttataggtataaaggaacatgtttagcccattcagttaagttccaggtgcaagcccctataacacaatgcatatacatgtaaactttctttatctgtgtcaataatagaatattgatttcaacggagtattgagctgtatggaaaaaaacatttataatacagggtgttgacactgtgcggggTAATAGGAGTACTTGTATGTATGAGTTGAGATTTTGTGATGGCCTGGTGAAACCGGAGATGTAGGCCTCTAGCTGGCCTCTGGTTTGGTTTAAAATGCTGGGGGATGGTGATGTTGATGACGCCTTTGTAGATCTTACAGAACATGGTCGCTTGGGCAAGGAGTCTTCTGTCCACCAGTGTCCCATTTGAGTGTGTTCAGCATTGCAGAGACACTTGATGTTCTCCTGTAGTCGCGTACTACACTTTCTACCTTGTTCTTGTCACTCTTGGTGTACATGTAAGGGTTCCACACTGGATGCGTATTTGAGTTGTGGTCTAACAAGACTCTGGTATGCTCACTCCTTGACAGAGACATCACATGGTCTAAGGTTTCTGCGTATCAATCCCAGCATCCTAAAGGCTTTAGCTCTGATGGTTTCTATGTGCTTGGTCCAAGACAGGTttgagggttcataccactaaatccgcatgtgaagcggtttccggtaaaagtttatcacgactgtagtcccaactttgcataaaaattttgcaaaatcggtacaattttagtgttgcaaatcgtgttttgctagaacttgtgaatgtgatctctactaatttgaacagaaaacgcgaaaattcgagtgatgtttacgatgatgagcgcatgaacacacgaggtcaaaacacggttagcagtcggacgtaaacacaagaaaatcgggccttttatatagcgctatttttctcaaaaagtagacctaaaatatggtgtcattttcgactatgttatgcagaattttgttctgattaagatgatatcaaatatatatttcaaagtaaggcgTAACtttcgacttatagcctaaaacgtgacccctattttgcacgtaaagtctatggaaagctattttgtggcatgtacccttgatGTTATGGTGACACCCAAGTATGTGGTGGAATTTTCCTTGGGGATAACATACTCATCAATGGTAGAGGCATGTTCAAGTGGTTGGCCCATGTTGGTAATAGTGAGATGGGCACATTATTTGACATTGCATGTGTCATGTCCAATGTTTGGACGTAGTGATTTGACCAAAAACAAGTCTTACTCCGCTTCGAAAAACTCTATCCAGTGGAGACGATTGTAGTGTTGAACTTTTGACGTAAAGACAGGActcttaaatttaaaaaatataaatttttaatcaattaCCATACAATGCAGAGTTGTAACAAGTCAAGGCATTTCAGAGTCGAGTCATTTCTAGCAATAGGTCGAGTAGAGTagagtcaaatgactcgagtcactgtgcaatctctatggggaaaatttctaagtccgagtcgagtcatttcatttttgaaaagtcaagtttcgagtcatgactcgttacaagtctgATAAAATGTGTATACTATAGGTTTTCCCATTTTAttaaacacttttttcattataTTTAATATCTGGTTAAGTTAGAATTTGTCTAAAATTATTGAATtggccatttggtgcaatataattgaaatatcattatatttcagAGTATGTCACTTCATTTCATTCATTGGTCCATGCCCAGTAGCCAGGGGTGCACCAGCGCACcccaaaaaaaatgccaaaggctCAAAAAGTCCCATTTACGAGCGTAGagggtttttatgcctttttggtccaaaaatgtccaaatcacGCCCCACCCAGTccaaaaaagtccacattttgaaaaaatgtgtactTTTTCAAAATCGGCACCCTccaaaaataaatcctggctacaggcctgcatTGGTCATTTGATTTTGTCCTAAAGCACATTGAAATCGTCTCACCTGTTGCATATACATGTAGACAGTATTTGCCTCCATATTATTATAATGCATTGTAGGCCTTCATTTTTGGATTGCAATTAAGATTTGAACCACTGGGCTTGAGAACTTCTTTTACCTTGCTGATACAGATCCGAACAGAAGTGTCTCATTTATTCTGACCAATTAAATTTTGACCCTTTAAATAACAAATCCATTAAATAGATCAAGAGGCAAAGTTTATTATATAAATAACAAGAGCAGTCAAAACCTTGCTGTTACGATCCTTAAGGATACAATACATGaattaccgacaagtgactcatttcggaatgcgatcatgaattttgaagaaaaaatagttctaaacttttgaagaaaaaaaagattctaaacttccttcgattacgcgtctagcgctttaccgctcggccaccgtggcagttgagcggatgagtgtaatgataaaagataaatctcataatgccatctttagccttttgtttactaaaaaaaaagcgcgttttgtaaagatagattagccgtttatgcataaatagcacgaacgtttgggaaaggtttcaaacaaataataaagacactgatgtgatgatgaaattaagtaagtcgggaaatatctaaGGCcgcaaatgttttgttttggttttaggaatctgaccttaaaatttacgacttcatgacattatcattcgaaatcaacaaaagatatttcaacactatatgtcttcattctttctctagaatgttttgtacatgtatgtgaaatatcttcaacaatggttcgctgcataatggaaaaaatagccttgacctaaaaaaaggcgagaggtaccatatttatagattcaggctaaatttaaaattgatataaaacgttgttttttgatcgattacaaaaattaatttttgtcgtataaagaaattgtatctggtgtgaattacattacagtttttattcctagggctctttgacttcttcaaataatttttttatgatagagtgaatcccctggccctctataattacgcacaaaagatcgagtccccttaagttTTGCATGGTTTTACCATTGAAGCATAAAGTTATCAAAATTGTCCAAGGTCCCATTCAGTCATTGAATGACACATTTATGACATGATATAATGgatatagaaagaaagaaaatgaaataaagaaatatgtcCGAAGTTGGGACCCTCTTTCTTGACATATTTGTTGATCTGACTGTACATTGAATGTACATGTGCCTACATCTGACAATGACTCTGATATGATTTGGGGGGTAAAGCTAgtgtttgtacatgtatgttgtttgTTTTAATTGTTCATTGATGAACaccacaattaaaaaaagctgttttattcatcattttattcTTTATTTCCAGAACGTACGCCGTCATAAGAATACGAGACGCATTCAGAGAAAACAAAGATGTTACAGATTCTGCAAAGATTTCATCTTTAGTCCAGAAAGCCGAAGAAAACTTAGAGATTATTAAAAGACAGGTATGATCACAAGATGAGGGTTTTTATATACAATTTGCTGAAAATTATTAGATGTACCCCCTATTCTTAGTGGGAAAATGGCATCGCCACTGCCATTTGCCCTCCCAGTTTCCCCCAATCAAAATAAGAAACTGGACATTTTTAACTTTTAGGTCCAAAATGACAGATTTTAGacacatgttttaattttgatttttttccctcTCTGAAGATTTTTCCCTCCTACTCCCAAAAATCCTTGTTCCACCACTGAGAGGTGGGTACCACAGGAATATGCAGCAGATTTACATGTTTTAGCATTATTGTACCGTACATGTTTCCCTGTCCTCGTGTAAATGTTACTGATACATTTTTTGCAACCTTCAATATTTATGTATCTTtatgttaaaaaaacaaattaactTCCATGTCACTAATTTTGAAACTTATGTCATCTTTTTTGTGTTTCAGGTCGTTATTAGTCAACTGTACAAAGATCCACCACTAGTAATTGAAACCAAACAGCCCAAGTCTTGATGTAGAGATTATCTTGTGTATAAGAGACTGCTAAGAAAATTATGAACTTTGACCTTCCAGTATGGTGCAATGTACAGGATATATACAGTATCAAGACTCTATATCACAATATCTGAATACAAAGTTCAGTTTTATTGCAAGGGTGAGAACTTTGCATGTAACTGATGTGTATTCCATGCACAATGAAAATATTTGATTCATAATCAGGAAGCAAAGTTCAAACTTGTACCAGGAGAATGAACCTTGCATATATATGTGTGTGTGCCATCTTGTGTTCTCAGTGAACCCCATGGGCACCACTGCCTTTCtacagtgcctctgattggttaattatatgaTATACTCATccaagtaaccaatcaaaatagaggttTTAGATCTCTTGGCacagttaaggttggtctgaaccctggaattatgaaaactttcggacctcataactgctaaattattagtctaaagaatataaaagtatacattttagaatggaaatgacttgatgaattcatctgtgaggtccaatttgggccaaaatgctcatatttggagaaaatcccaaaaaacagtttttttggcccaaatttttttgtgcaacgtaacaaaaaaatagtttggccaaaaatttttttttattaatttttaaaaactagataaaaatatctagggactgttttttcatttttttgaccaacttcaccaaaaatatttgaaatttgggtgaaaatcaggcttttttatggtttttttt belongs to Amphiura filiformis chromosome 18, Afil_fr2py, whole genome shotgun sequence and includes:
- the LOC140139790 gene encoding LYR motif-containing protein 4-like, with the translated sequence MAAPSRAKVLSLYKQMMQESAKFSGYNYRTYAVIRIRDAFRENKDVTDSAKISSLVQKAEENLEIIKRQVVISQLYKDPPLVIETKQPKS